The following proteins are encoded in a genomic region of Pseudodesulfovibrio mercurii:
- a CDS encoding electron transporter RnfC — protein MSDFNFSLLCGETGPLTTASRPDMLRLPMEGMTPVLAVGEQVLAGARVAVGNGPDKGDLHAPLAGTILELEPHSMLIEADAGGRTEPVSPCAEGGEPLRRWLKSMGVDVGLMYKAPTLIINAVPPEPGISVYEPLLRDYRKTLQLGLDTVQKVVEPGRMFLVAAKGNQSTAFANCTVVHVTPVYPNGLDPLVFKAVLKEEVLPGSRPDKATILSVKDLYAVGRVMETGRPVTETPMTIGGQNLLVRVGTPVGFLAVEAGARLQPGDRAVLGGPLRGLAAVNLEQGVDKDTSGLTLMRQDASLETTDNFCLGCGACERHCPARIMPGMISRCAEFKQFQRAEAYHIHSCMECGLCGYWCTARRPLLQYIRLAKYELALLAGAHAPTGPTDEELKERTGDSQC, from the coding sequence ATGAGCGATTTCAACTTCAGCCTGCTGTGCGGCGAGACCGGGCCTTTGACCACGGCCTCCCGGCCCGACATGCTGCGCCTTCCCATGGAGGGCATGACCCCGGTCCTGGCCGTGGGCGAGCAGGTCCTGGCGGGCGCCAGGGTGGCCGTAGGCAACGGCCCGGACAAGGGCGACCTGCACGCCCCCCTGGCCGGAACCATCCTTGAACTGGAGCCCCACTCCATGCTCATCGAGGCGGACGCCGGGGGCAGGACCGAACCCGTCTCCCCCTGCGCCGAGGGCGGCGAGCCGCTCAGGCGTTGGCTCAAATCCATGGGCGTGGACGTGGGCCTGATGTACAAGGCCCCCACCCTGATCATCAACGCGGTTCCGCCCGAGCCCGGCATCTCGGTCTACGAGCCCCTGCTGCGCGACTACCGCAAGACCCTGCAACTGGGCCTGGACACGGTCCAGAAGGTCGTCGAGCCGGGCAGGATGTTTCTGGTGGCGGCCAAGGGCAACCAATCCACGGCCTTTGCCAACTGCACCGTGGTCCACGTCACCCCGGTCTACCCCAACGGGCTCGACCCCCTGGTCTTCAAGGCGGTCCTCAAGGAGGAGGTCCTGCCCGGCTCCCGGCCGGACAAGGCCACCATCCTGTCGGTCAAGGACCTGTACGCCGTGGGCCGGGTCATGGAGACGGGCCGTCCCGTGACCGAGACGCCCATGACCATCGGCGGGCAAAACCTGCTGGTCCGCGTGGGCACGCCCGTGGGCTTCCTGGCCGTCGAGGCCGGGGCCCGGCTCCAGCCCGGCGACCGCGCCGTCCTGGGCGGCCCCCTGCGCGGCCTGGCCGCGGTCAACCTGGAACAGGGCGTGGACAAGGACACCAGCGGCCTGACCCTCATGCGCCAAGACGCCAGCCTCGAGACCACGGACAACTTCTGCCTGGGTTGCGGGGCATGCGAGCGCCACTGTCCGGCCCGGATCATGCCCGGCATGATCAGCCGATGCGCCGAATTCAAGCAGTTCCAGCGGGCCGAGGCCTACCACATCCACTCCTGCATGGAGTGCGGCCTGTGCGGCTACTGGTGCACGGCAAGGCGCCCGCTGCTGCAATACATCCGCCTGGCCAAGTACGAGCTGGCCCTGCTGGCCGGCGCCCACGCCCCGACCGGGCCCACGGACGAAGAACTCAAGGAGCGGACAGGAGACTCGCAATGCTGA
- a CDS encoding RnfABCDGE type electron transport complex subunit D, with translation MLKPLNPILTVAVAPHVHCGRTIRRHMIDTLVALLPAALMAVVVFGMGALRVMALSCAVAVTTEALLNRIMKREQSVDDYSAPVTGLLFAFLLPASSPWWLVTIGSSASITLGKMIFGGLGGSPLCPPLVGWAMCRISWGSWMDTNATMLSSQLAAPLQQLKYFGVESIASIHYQDLFLGNQLGGLGAVHVGALLVGAAYLLLRGHISWEIPAGFLGGLLLTAWIYRFMDPAAYAPPLFHLLAGGAVFGAFFLATDPSSSPIGRLPDVIFGLMAGAMVIVIRVYGTYPDGVPFAILLANLFTPLLDRIRPRPFGGPYSFLNGREGA, from the coding sequence ATGCTGAAGCCGCTGAATCCCATCCTGACCGTGGCCGTCGCGCCCCACGTGCACTGCGGACGGACCATCCGGCGCCACATGATCGACACCCTCGTCGCGCTCTTGCCCGCGGCCCTCATGGCCGTGGTCGTCTTCGGCATGGGGGCGCTCAGGGTCATGGCCCTGTCCTGCGCCGTGGCCGTGACCACCGAGGCCCTGCTCAACCGGATCATGAAACGCGAACAGTCCGTGGACGACTACAGCGCCCCGGTCACCGGCCTGCTCTTCGCCTTCCTGCTCCCGGCCTCAAGCCCGTGGTGGCTGGTGACCATCGGGTCGTCCGCCTCCATCACCCTGGGCAAGATGATTTTCGGCGGCCTGGGCGGCAGCCCGCTCTGCCCGCCCCTGGTAGGCTGGGCCATGTGCCGCATCTCCTGGGGGAGCTGGATGGACACCAACGCGACCATGCTCTCCTCCCAGCTGGCCGCGCCCCTGCAACAGCTCAAGTATTTCGGCGTGGAGTCCATCGCCTCCATCCACTACCAGGACCTGTTCCTGGGCAACCAGCTCGGCGGCCTGGGGGCCGTCCACGTGGGCGCCCTGCTGGTGGGCGCCGCCTACCTCCTGCTGCGTGGGCACATCTCCTGGGAGATCCCGGCCGGGTTCCTCGGCGGACTGCTGCTGACGGCCTGGATCTACCGCTTCATGGACCCCGCGGCCTACGCCCCGCCCCTGTTCCACCTGCTGGCGGGCGGCGCGGTCTTCGGAGCCTTCTTCCTGGCCACGGACCCGTCGTCCAGCCCCATCGGCAGGCTGCCCGACGTGATCTTCGGGCTCATGGCCGGGGCCATGGTCATCGTCATCCGGGTGTACGGCACGTACCCCGACGGCGTGCCTTTCGCCATCCTCCTGGCCAACCTGTTCACCCCGCTTCTGGACCGCATCCGGCCCCGCCCCTTCGGCGGCCCCTACTCCTTCCTAAACGGCAGGGAGGGCGCATAG
- the rnfG gene encoding RnfABCDGE type electron transport complex subunit G produces the protein MKDMIKMVLVLSLICGLSGLTLASVRHATSARIEEQVMTYVQGPALKDIFSNYDNNPIKDRKTFDLPTGTVTVFPAMKDGKLLGVALETFGKGFGGPVGIMVGFNTDGSELVGIGTTTLKETPGLGMRLTEPDYRDQFRGHSTKSVELTKNGGDIAAIAGATISSTGSVAAVNEAIRIFNQIKDKIHATWS, from the coding sequence ATGAAGGATATGATCAAGATGGTCCTGGTCCTGTCGCTCATCTGCGGGCTGTCCGGACTGACCCTGGCCTCGGTGCGCCACGCCACCTCCGCGCGCATCGAGGAGCAGGTCATGACCTACGTGCAGGGCCCGGCCCTGAAGGACATCTTCTCGAACTACGACAACAACCCGATCAAGGACCGCAAGACCTTCGACCTGCCGACCGGGACAGTGACCGTGTTCCCGGCCATGAAGGACGGCAAGCTCCTGGGCGTGGCGCTGGAGACCTTCGGCAAGGGGTTCGGCGGCCCGGTGGGCATCATGGTCGGCTTCAACACCGACGGCAGCGAGTTGGTCGGCATCGGCACGACCACCCTCAAGGAGACGCCCGGCCTGGGCATGCGCCTGACCGAGCCGGACTACCGCGACCAGTTCCGGGGCCACAGCACCAAGTCCGTGGAGCTGACCAAGAACGGCGGCGACATCGCGGCCATCGCCGGGGCGACCATCTCGTCCACGGGCAGCGTGGCCGCGGTCAACGAAGCGATCCGGATTTTCAACCAGATCAAGGACAAGATCCACGCCACGTGGTCCTGA
- the rsxE gene encoding electron transport complex subunit RsxE — translation MSTLWKEFSKGLWTDLPPFKLVLGLCPTLAVTKTAYNGFGMGVAVIFVLALSNMLVSMLSRIIPSKVRIACFIVVAASLVVCVELLMQAYAYPLYQQLGIFVPLIVVNCIILGRAEAFASKNPVLLSIADGLGMGLGYTLSLTFLGSLRELFGYGTWFGMQVMGGWFKPFGFMVEAPGAFVCLGVLLAGMNALTNWQRKTKGLEAIQGPVHDCKTCGMCASKPRM, via the coding sequence ATGAGCACATTGTGGAAGGAATTCTCCAAGGGACTGTGGACGGACCTGCCGCCGTTCAAACTGGTCCTGGGGCTGTGCCCCACCCTGGCCGTGACCAAGACGGCCTACAACGGCTTCGGTATGGGCGTGGCCGTCATCTTCGTCCTGGCCCTGTCCAACATGCTGGTCTCCATGCTCAGCCGGATCATCCCCTCCAAGGTGCGCATCGCCTGCTTCATCGTGGTGGCGGCCTCCCTGGTGGTCTGCGTCGAGCTGCTCATGCAGGCCTACGCCTACCCCCTGTACCAGCAGCTCGGCATCTTCGTGCCCCTCATCGTGGTCAACTGCATCATCCTGGGACGGGCCGAGGCCTTCGCCTCCAAGAACCCGGTGCTGCTGTCCATCGCCGACGGCCTGGGCATGGGGTTGGGCTACACCCTGTCGCTGACCTTCCTGGGCTCCCTGCGCGAGCTGTTCGGCTACGGGACCTGGTTCGGCATGCAGGTCATGGGCGGCTGGTTCAAACCCTTCGGCTTCATGGTCGAGGCGCCGGGCGCCTTTGTCTGCCTGGGCGTACTCCTGGCGGGGATGAACGCCCTGACCAATTGGCAACGGAAAACCAAGGGACTCGAGGCCATCCAGGGCCCGGTCCACGATTGTAAAACCTGCGGCATGTGTGCCAGCAAACCGAGGATGTAA
- a CDS encoding electron transport complex protein RnfA → MDYFVLVIAAIFVNNIVLAQYLGNCPFIGTSKNSGVAMGMGMAVVFVATMAAVITWCVQKFLLTPNDLDYLQTIAFILVIAALVQFVEMFLKKAVPPLYKSLGIFLPLITTNCAVLGIAIICQREEYSLLETLIFSVASGAGFLLALVLLAGIRERLDLSRVPMAMRGTPLALIMAGLMSLAFFAFKGMAS, encoded by the coding sequence ATGGATTACTTCGTACTCGTCATCGCCGCCATCTTCGTCAACAACATCGTGTTGGCGCAGTACCTGGGCAACTGCCCGTTCATCGGCACGTCCAAGAACTCGGGCGTGGCCATGGGCATGGGCATGGCCGTGGTCTTCGTGGCCACCATGGCCGCGGTCATCACCTGGTGCGTCCAGAAATTCCTGCTCACGCCCAACGACCTGGACTATCTCCAGACCATCGCCTTCATCCTGGTCATCGCCGCCCTGGTCCAGTTCGTGGAGATGTTCCTGAAAAAGGCCGTGCCGCCGCTGTACAAGTCGCTCGGCATCTTCCTGCCGCTGATCACGACCAACTGCGCGGTGCTCGGCATCGCCATCATCTGCCAGCGCGAGGAATACTCCCTGCTCGAGACCCTGATCTTCTCGGTGGCCTCGGGCGCGGGCTTCCTCCTCGCCCTGGTCCTGCTGGCGGGCATCCGCGAGCGGCTGGACCTGTCCAGGGTGCCCATGGCCATGCGCGGCACCCCGCTGGCCCTGATCATGGCGGGCCTCATGTCGCTGGCCTTCTTCGCCTTCAAGGGCATGGCCTCCTAG
- a CDS encoding FAD-dependent oxidoreductase has translation MITASVLILLGIGFTSAVILAVASKLLYVYEDPRIAQVEGVLAGANCGGCGFPGCSGAAQGVVEGKAGATVCVIGGDAVAAKVAAIMGLEFSSMEKQIAFVDCTGGVRAEEVYRYAGVKDCRAQHMLYSGSKMCPEGCLGFGTCVTACQFGAIEMGPNGYPVVDPNLCTACGGCAQVCPRGVITIWGMTARITHLNLETDCLAPCRQRCPGQINIPRYIEQVSHGDYAGALETIRERIPMPLSIGRVCPHPCEGVCRRGNVDEPVGINMIKRFAADWEMNSGVRLPITCAPDTGRKVAVVGGGPAGLSCAFFLRRLGHRPTIFESMPKLGGQLRYGIPEYRLPKAVLDWEIQGILDLGIDVRYGQFFGKDFSLNTLHEDGFEAVFLGIGAWMNLNLRIDNEDAEGVSTGTEFLTKVGLGIDTGTGRKVVVVGGGNTAIDAARTSLRLGADVTLMYRRTRDEMPANMEEIVGAEEEGVKYLFLAAPTRIVKDDAGHVTHIEYIKMELGEPDQSGRRRPVPIEGSETLIEADTVYTAIGQKPELSCLYENGVCQLEETRWRTLAADSDTLRTAMPNVFTGGDMHTGPALVITALGEGRKAARSIHQYLNGETPHVDARTQRDLLPYTMFTDVPDVGFRERSKMPHLVECDERACTFDEIEGALSEAQAKHETCRCLRCGLTCYNRDMIDGQTCTSGDCVKNQ, from the coding sequence ATGATCACCGCTTCCGTACTGATCCTGCTCGGCATCGGCTTCACGTCCGCCGTCATCCTGGCCGTGGCCTCCAAGCTGCTCTACGTCTACGAGGACCCGCGCATCGCCCAGGTGGAAGGGGTGCTGGCCGGGGCCAACTGTGGCGGGTGCGGTTTCCCCGGCTGCTCCGGTGCGGCCCAGGGCGTGGTCGAGGGCAAGGCCGGGGCCACGGTCTGCGTCATCGGCGGCGACGCCGTGGCCGCCAAGGTGGCCGCCATCATGGGGCTGGAATTTTCCTCCATGGAAAAGCAGATCGCCTTTGTGGACTGCACCGGCGGCGTGCGCGCCGAGGAGGTCTACCGCTACGCCGGGGTCAAGGACTGCCGCGCCCAGCACATGCTCTACTCCGGCTCCAAGATGTGCCCCGAGGGATGCCTCGGCTTCGGCACCTGCGTCACGGCCTGCCAGTTCGGGGCCATCGAGATGGGCCCCAACGGCTATCCCGTGGTGGACCCCAACCTGTGCACGGCCTGCGGCGGCTGCGCCCAGGTCTGCCCGCGCGGCGTGATCACCATCTGGGGCATGACCGCGCGCATCACCCACCTGAACCTGGAGACCGACTGCCTGGCCCCGTGCCGCCAGCGCTGTCCGGGACAGATCAACATCCCCCGGTACATCGAACAGGTCTCGCACGGCGACTACGCCGGGGCGCTGGAGACCATCCGCGAGCGCATCCCCATGCCCCTGTCCATCGGCCGGGTCTGCCCCCACCCCTGCGAGGGTGTCTGCCGCCGCGGCAACGTGGACGAGCCTGTGGGCATCAACATGATCAAGCGGTTCGCGGCGGACTGGGAGATGAACTCCGGCGTCCGCCTGCCCATCACCTGCGCCCCGGACACCGGACGCAAGGTGGCCGTGGTCGGCGGCGGCCCGGCCGGGTTGTCCTGCGCCTTTTTCCTGCGCCGCCTGGGCCACCGCCCGACCATCTTCGAGTCCATGCCCAAGCTCGGCGGCCAGCTGCGCTACGGCATCCCGGAATACCGGCTGCCCAAGGCCGTGCTCGACTGGGAGATCCAGGGCATCCTGGACCTGGGCATCGACGTCAGATACGGGCAGTTCTTCGGCAAGGACTTTTCCCTGAACACCCTGCATGAGGACGGCTTCGAGGCCGTGTTCCTGGGCATCGGCGCGTGGATGAACCTGAACCTGCGCATCGACAACGAGGACGCCGAGGGCGTATCCACGGGCACCGAGTTCCTGACCAAGGTGGGCCTGGGCATCGACACCGGCACGGGCCGGAAGGTCGTGGTCGTGGGCGGCGGCAACACCGCCATCGACGCGGCCCGGACGAGCCTGCGCCTGGGCGCGGACGTGACCCTCATGTACCGCCGCACCCGGGACGAGATGCCCGCCAACATGGAGGAGATCGTCGGGGCCGAGGAGGAAGGCGTCAAATACCTCTTCCTGGCCGCACCCACGCGCATCGTCAAGGACGACGCGGGCCACGTGACCCACATCGAATACATCAAGATGGAGCTCGGCGAGCCCGACCAGTCCGGCCGCCGCCGTCCCGTGCCCATCGAGGGGTCCGAGACCCTGATCGAGGCGGACACCGTGTACACGGCCATCGGCCAGAAGCCCGAACTCTCCTGCCTGTACGAAAACGGCGTCTGCCAGCTGGAGGAGACGCGCTGGCGCACCCTGGCCGCCGATTCCGACACCCTGCGCACGGCCATGCCCAACGTCTTCACCGGCGGCGACATGCACACCGGCCCGGCCCTGGTCATCACCGCCCTGGGCGAAGGCCGCAAGGCGGCGCGGTCCATCCACCAGTACCTCAACGGCGAGACGCCCCACGTGGACGCCCGCACCCAGCGCGACCTGCTGCCCTACACCATGTTCACCGACGTGCCGGACGTGGGCTTCCGCGAGCGGTCCAAGATGCCCCACCTGGTGGAGTGCGACGAACGCGCCTGCACCTTCGACGAGATCGAGGGCGCCCTGAGCGAGGCCCAGGCCAAGCACGAGACCTGCCGCTGCCTGCGTTGCGGCCTGACCTGCTACAACCGGGACATGATCGACGGCCAGACCTGCACCAGCGGGGACTGTGTTAAAAATCAGTAA
- a CDS encoding STAS/SEC14 domain-containing protein, giving the protein MITVMEQSTPTMVAVRATDKLTDADYRDVWIPALEKAIGDGGKADALLFMDADFKGWEFKAMWDDAKFGLAHRKDFRRLAVVGGPDWVRWGVRLGELLMDCEVKLYPPEKLDQALEWIVA; this is encoded by the coding sequence ATGATCACCGTTATGGAACAATCCACGCCGACCATGGTCGCGGTCAGGGCCACGGACAAGCTGACGGACGCGGACTACAGGGACGTTTGGATTCCGGCCCTGGAAAAGGCCATTGGGGATGGCGGCAAGGCCGACGCCCTGCTGTTCATGGACGCGGACTTCAAGGGGTGGGAGTTCAAGGCCATGTGGGACGACGCCAAGTTCGGCCTGGCCCACCGCAAGGATTTCCGCAGGCTGGCCGTAGTCGGCGGTCCGGACTGGGTCCGCTGGGGCGTCCGCCTGGGCGAACTGCTCATGGACTGCGAGGTCAAGCTCTATCCGCCGGAAAAGCTCGATCAGGCCCTGGAATGGATCGTGGCCTGA
- a CDS encoding tetratricopeptide repeat protein produces MSTPFHESAVWERIALVAAVLILLSPAAALYLHPPRTGVPQEEPARFVGSEACARCHKAAYDKWRGSDHDRAMEPAAEDTVLGDFNNVTYTDPHSGVVSRFYRRDKRFFVETEGPDGKPGQFEVTYTFGVYPLQQYLVPFPGGRLQCLNIAWDVERRAWYRLPPYDVQGPGDWLHWTNGGQTWNVMCAECHSTRVRKGYDPEADAYHTTWAEIDVGCEACHGPGSRHVAWADLPPLARADVPNYALTVCTSGIGNEEQVRICAPCHARRFQLGDNSHGEGELLDLMVPQLLGRDMYFPDGQIEAEDYVYGSFVQSKMYARGVRCGDCHDVHGLKRHKEGNDLCTQCHRAEVYDTPGHHFHKREDKGKPSEGYLCIRCHMPERTYMGIDRRADHSLRVPRPDLSVTLGTPNACSAKGCHDDKSLAWNVQAVTKWYGEKRKPHYGTVIAAGRAGRPEAEGELIRLAGDGLSPSIVRATALELLRDYPSEASRAALARGLEDADALIRYTAIRSLAYFDAETRLRRIAPKLYDPVKGVRMEAAALLSSLPESDLREADREAFRADLEDYRQSLRYNADFAAQRYNLGNLAVNRGDDPAAERDYRKAIAIDDHFYPAKVNLAMLYNRQGDNVRAERLLREVTVQRPDLYEVAYSLGLLLAEMGRYTDAETYLGRAAEHLPENARAQYNYGQVLLALKRPVEAEAAMKRALDAAPHNQAYFVALANFYLASGRPDKARDLALRILERSPGDTAATELLRHLGR; encoded by the coding sequence ATGAGCACGCCATTTCACGAATCGGCCGTTTGGGAGCGCATCGCGCTGGTCGCGGCCGTGCTCATCCTGCTTTCTCCTGCGGCGGCCCTGTATCTCCATCCGCCCCGCACCGGCGTCCCCCAGGAGGAACCCGCCCGGTTCGTGGGCTCCGAGGCCTGCGCCCGATGTCACAAGGCGGCCTACGACAAGTGGCGTGGCTCCGACCACGACCGGGCCATGGAACCGGCCGCCGAGGACACGGTGCTCGGCGACTTCAACAACGTGACCTACACCGATCCCCACTCCGGCGTGGTCTCGCGTTTCTACCGCCGCGACAAACGGTTCTTCGTCGAGACCGAGGGACCGGACGGCAAGCCCGGCCAGTTCGAGGTCACCTACACCTTCGGGGTCTATCCCCTGCAACAGTATCTGGTCCCGTTCCCCGGCGGCAGGCTGCAATGCCTGAACATCGCCTGGGACGTGGAGCGCAGGGCCTGGTACCGGCTCCCGCCCTACGACGTGCAGGGGCCCGGCGACTGGCTTCACTGGACCAACGGCGGCCAGACCTGGAACGTCATGTGCGCGGAGTGCCACTCCACCCGCGTGCGCAAGGGGTACGACCCCGAGGCCGACGCCTACCACACCACCTGGGCCGAGATCGACGTGGGCTGCGAGGCCTGCCACGGGCCGGGCTCCAGACACGTGGCCTGGGCCGACCTGCCGCCCCTGGCCCGGGCCGATGTCCCGAACTACGCCCTGACCGTGTGCACCTCGGGCATCGGCAACGAGGAACAGGTCCGCATCTGCGCCCCGTGCCATGCGCGGCGTTTCCAGCTGGGCGACAACTCGCACGGGGAGGGCGAGCTTCTGGACCTGATGGTCCCGCAGCTTCTCGGCCGGGACATGTATTTCCCGGACGGCCAGATCGAGGCCGAGGACTACGTTTACGGCTCCTTCGTCCAGAGCAAGATGTACGCGCGCGGGGTGCGCTGCGGCGACTGCCACGACGTGCACGGCCTCAAGCGGCACAAGGAGGGCAACGACCTGTGCACCCAGTGCCACCGGGCCGAGGTCTACGACACGCCGGGCCACCATTTTCACAAGAGGGAGGACAAGGGCAAGCCGAGCGAAGGGTACCTGTGCATCCGCTGTCACATGCCCGAGCGCACCTACATGGGCATCGACCGGCGGGCCGACCACAGCCTGCGCGTGCCGCGCCCGGACCTGAGTGTGACCCTGGGCACGCCCAACGCCTGCTCGGCCAAGGGGTGCCACGACGACAAGTCCCTGGCGTGGAACGTCCAGGCCGTGACCAAGTGGTACGGCGAGAAGCGCAAGCCGCACTACGGCACGGTCATCGCGGCGGGGCGGGCCGGCCGGCCCGAGGCCGAAGGGGAGCTCATCCGGCTGGCCGGGGACGGTCTGTCGCCGTCCATCGTCCGGGCCACGGCCCTGGAGCTGCTGCGCGACTACCCCTCGGAGGCGAGCCGCGCGGCCCTGGCTCGTGGGCTGGAGGACGCGGATGCCCTGATCCGCTACACCGCCATCCGCAGCCTGGCCTATTTCGACGCCGAGACCCGGCTCAGGCGCATCGCGCCCAAGCTGTACGACCCGGTCAAGGGCGTGCGCATGGAGGCCGCGGCCCTGCTCAGCTCCCTGCCCGAGTCCGACCTGCGCGAGGCGGACCGCGAAGCCTTCCGCGCGGACCTCGAGGACTATCGGCAGAGCCTGCGCTACAACGCCGACTTCGCGGCCCAGCGCTACAACCTGGGCAACCTGGCGGTCAACCGGGGCGACGACCCGGCGGCCGAGCGCGACTACCGCAAGGCCATCGCCATCGACGACCATTTCTATCCGGCCAAGGTCAACCTGGCCATGCTCTACAACCGGCAGGGCGACAACGTCCGGGCCGAACGGCTCCTGCGCGAGGTCACGGTGCAGCGCCCGGACCTGTATGAAGTGGCCTATTCCCTGGGGCTGCTCCTGGCCGAGATGGGGCGCTACACGGACGCCGAGACCTACCTGGGCCGGGCCGCCGAGCACCTGCCGGAAAACGCGCGCGCCCAGTACAACTACGGCCAGGTCCTGCTCGCCCTGAAGCGGCCGGTCGAGGCCGAGGCGGCCATGAAGAGGGCGCTCGATGCCGCACCGCACAACCAGGCCTATTTCGTGGCCCTGGCCAATTTCTACCTGGCCTCGGGCAGGCCGGACAAGGCCCGCGACCTGGCCCTGCGCATCCTGGAGCGCTCGCCCGGCGATACGGCCGCAACGGAACTGCTCCGGCACCTCGGCCGCTAG
- a CDS encoding ubiquinol-cytochrome c reductase iron-sulfur subunit, with protein sequence MSKWEQKNGAGLTTRRTFLNRLWIFLGLAGLAEFAWLGVSFLGARRDRDRPEAAERIVTVGEAASFKPGTVTPVPQGRFYLARLADGGFLALSRTCTHLGCSVPWDEDKHLFVCPCHGSSFSLTGEVLTGPAPRPLDTFAVRIEDGVVKVDCATPRRRDRFRAEQAVRL encoded by the coding sequence GTGAGCAAGTGGGAGCAAAAGAACGGCGCGGGACTGACGACCCGCCGGACCTTCCTCAACCGGCTCTGGATATTTCTCGGCCTGGCCGGCCTGGCCGAATTCGCCTGGCTCGGCGTGTCCTTCCTGGGCGCCCGTCGGGACCGCGACCGGCCCGAAGCGGCGGAGCGCATCGTCACCGTGGGCGAGGCCGCCTCGTTCAAGCCCGGCACGGTCACGCCCGTGCCCCAGGGGCGGTTCTACCTGGCCCGTCTGGCGGACGGCGGGTTCCTGGCCCTGTCGCGGACCTGCACCCACCTGGGCTGTTCCGTGCCCTGGGACGAGGACAAGCACCTGTTCGTCTGCCCCTGTCACGGCTCCTCCTTCAGCCTGACCGGCGAGGTCCTGACCGGCCCCGCGCCCCGGCCCCTGGACACCTTCGCCGTGCGCATCGAGGACGGCGTGGTCAAGGTCGACTGCGCCACACCCCGCCGCCGGGACCGCTTCCGGGCGGAACAGGCCGTGCGGCTCTAG
- a CDS encoding cytochrome b N-terminal domain-containing protein, which yields MRPSRQSITDLILHLHPRTVPLSTIRFSLSFGLGGMAVTLIGLLFLTGVLLLLAYEPTPGGAYASVQTLGREVPLGYWVRNIHHAGANLLVVVAVLHLLRVVLTGAFGPGRRLNWVIGLFLLFLVLAANFTGYLLPWDQLAYWAVTISTAMLGYIPLCGDWLRTFFRGGAEIGPATLANFHVLHVAVIPGCLLVLLVWHFWLVRKAHGLIGAPEGDQPVRRVPVVPDLVAREAAVGLGLIALVLLLALVWNAPLLAQANPGMSPNPTKAPWYFQGFQELLLHLHPLFAVFVWPLLAGVTLLLVPFLPDSALPGGVWFGSERGRELALAAALTGAGLALAVVLADNALAQAGAPLTDTLVTRGMVPTAAVLVLAAGAYWLVVRVLGCTRAEAVMAGLVLGFAALAALTVVGVWFRGAEMHLVAPWAQGAAAAGGLS from the coding sequence ATGCGGCCCTCGAGACAGTCCATCACCGACCTCATCCTCCATCTGCACCCCCGCACCGTGCCGCTGTCCACGATCCGGTTCTCCCTGAGCTTTGGATTGGGCGGCATGGCCGTGACCCTGATCGGGCTGCTCTTCCTGACCGGCGTACTCCTGCTCCTGGCCTATGAGCCGACCCCGGGCGGGGCCTACGCCTCGGTCCAGACCCTGGGCCGCGAGGTCCCCCTGGGCTACTGGGTGCGCAACATCCACCACGCCGGGGCCAACCTGCTGGTGGTCGTGGCCGTGCTCCACCTGCTGCGCGTGGTCCTGACCGGGGCCTTCGGGCCGGGCCGCCGCCTGAACTGGGTCATCGGCCTGTTTCTGCTCTTCCTCGTCCTGGCCGCCAACTTCACCGGCTACCTGCTGCCCTGGGACCAGCTGGCCTACTGGGCCGTGACCATCTCCACGGCCATGCTCGGCTACATCCCCCTGTGCGGCGACTGGCTGCGCACTTTCTTCCGGGGCGGGGCGGAGATCGGCCCGGCCACCCTGGCCAACTTCCACGTCCTGCATGTGGCCGTCATTCCCGGCTGCCTGCTGGTCCTGCTGGTCTGGCACTTCTGGCTGGTGCGCAAGGCCCACGGGCTCATCGGCGCGCCCGAAGGGGACCAGCCCGTGCGCCGCGTGCCGGTGGTCCCGGACCTGGTGGCCCGCGAGGCCGCCGTGGGGCTCGGCCTCATCGCCCTGGTCCTGCTCCTGGCCCTGGTCTGGAACGCGCCGCTCCTGGCCCAGGCCAATCCGGGCATGAGCCCCAACCCGACCAAGGCCCCGTGGTACTTCCAGGGGTTCCAGGAGTTGCTCCTGCACCTCCATCCCTTGTTCGCGGTCTTTGTCTGGCCGCTTTTGGCCGGTGTGACGCTCCTGCTCGTTCCCTTTCTGCCGGACAGCGCTCTGCCCGGCGGGGTCTGGTTCGGCTCGGAGCGCGGGCGCGAGCTGGCCCTGGCCGCCGCCCTGACGGGCGCTGGTCTGGCCCTGGCCGTGGTCCTGGCGGACAACGCGCTTGCGCAGGCGGGCGCGCCGCTTACGGACACCCTGGTCACGCGCGGGATGGTCCCCACGGCAGCCGTGCTTGTTCTGGCCGCCGGGGCGTACTGGCTGGTGGTCAGGGTCCTTGGCTGCACCCGGGCCGAGGCGGTCATGGCCGGGCTGGTCCTGGGCTTCGCCGCCCTGGCCGCCCTGACCGTGGTCGGCGTCTGGTTCCGGGGCGCGGAGATGCATCTGGTCGCGCCCTGGGCGCAGGGGGCGGCCGCAGCGGGAGGGTTGTCGTGA